The following proteins are encoded in a genomic region of Diabrotica virgifera virgifera chromosome 1, PGI_DIABVI_V3a:
- the LOC126891504 gene encoding uncharacterized protein LOC126891504 — translation MDETYVHSSHTHQKSWSESSKKGIQKPVSKGQMLVIVHAGGESGFVKNAYLRYKPTIKTGDYHDTMNYDNYKKWLQDKLIPNLPPHSVLVIDNTPYHNLQTEKCPTMSSRKAEMQQWLTTRNISFTDDMLKFELYEIIKLHKPLFKTYEIDKILEDKGHSVLRLPKILSGFESYRVSMGFYEAICR, via the coding sequence ATGGATGAAACATACGTCCATTCATCTCATACCCACCAAAAGAGCTGGTCTGAAAGTTCAAAAAAGGGCATACAAAAACCAGTATCTAAAGGACAGATGCTTGTGATAGTGCATGCTGGAGGTGAAAGTGGTTTTGTTAAAAACGCCTATCTGCGCTACAAACCTACTATAAAAACAGGAGATTATCATGATACAATGAACTACGACAATTACAAAAAGTGGCTTCAGGATAAACTGATACCAAATTTGCCCCCTCACAGCGTTTTAGTGATTGATAATACACCGTATCACAACTTACAAACTGAGAAATGTCCAACTATGTCTTCCAGGAAAGCAGAAATGCAGCAGTGGCTGACAACGCGAAATATTTCCTTTACAGATGACATGTTGAAATTTGAATTATACGAAATTATAAAATTACACAAACCTCTGTTTAAAACCTATGAAATTGACAAAATACTCGAGGATAAAGGACATTCAGTTTTACGGTTACCCAAGATATTATCCGGATTTGAATCCTATAGAGTTAGTATGGGCTTCTATGAAGCAATATGTCGCTGA